A genomic region of Candidatus Omnitrophota bacterium contains the following coding sequences:
- a CDS encoding ATP-binding protein, with the protein MAFEQLGVGGERKKGGTGLGLAISKEIILGHNGKIWAESEVGKGSAFHFTLPIKERRG; encoded by the coding sequence TTGGCTTTTGAACAATTAGGGGTTGGTGGAGAGAGGAAGAAGGGCGGAACAGGTTTGGGCTTAGCTATCTCAAAAGAGATTATTCTAGGGCATAATGGAAAAATATGGGCAGAGTCAGAAGTAGGTAAAGGATCTGCCTTCCATTTTACTTTACCAATTAAGGAGCGCAGGGGTTAG
- a CDS encoding helix-turn-helix transcriptional regulator has translation MDAKKLGKKIKLARVEFDFTQTDLAKRIKAKQKSISRYENGVSLPSLDTLVKIAKVLKKSSAYFLDE, from the coding sequence ATGGATGCTAAGAAACTTGGCAAAAAGATTAAGTTGGCACGTGTAGAGTTTGATTTTACCCAAACAGATCTTGCCAAAAGGATTAAAGCTAAACAAAAGAGTATTTCTAGGTATGAAAATGGAGTTTCGCTGCCTTCTCTGGATACTTTGGTAAAGATCGCCAAAGTTCTTAAGAAGTCTTCCGCATATTTTCTTGATGAATAA
- a CDS encoding DUF3320 domain-containing protein: MPNPVEERIKKWKDKLVDLSKRNRLLSFRPTKVTTIKIINELPSEVLNTLAVQNEGMEFLPLTLEEGELFKEDGEKEKVESSVEFQAYKKEELEERHKDKYLQTNLTKDKLPKNLFRIYSKANSVMEEQGYNVLFLSLGCLEWYESDESDVKLKAPIILVPVELTRTSVKSKFKLNFHEEETLILNPALILKLQNDFNITIDPIDEELENLDTQVIFSQIQAAIKQESRWRVTNEIYLTLFSFAKFVMYKDISKFLSMLLNNSIIRMICGQPLEQNVSLGLYLEEKELDKVLDPHKTFQILDADSSQQQAIEAVKEGKNLVIEGPPGTGKSQTIANIISEFLANGKKVLFVSQKMAALEVVKKRLDNNGLGDFCLELHSRKANKNEIIKELVRVLEMQKKPDHSHDEEIAKLEKIRAELNNYARDIHATFGDLEMTPFQAFGIINSRPVIKDISFVFNEVKQWNRRKYETSYELMGSLADNLLKIGDPLAHPWHGSSLTSIYYQDKLKLTELMGAIISNNSTISNLVKKLQELTFFKEPLSIMDIEVLIEANKLLQKSPSVTKSILINEHWNSVSFEVEELIKTVKFFKEFKAGMQVRYNIENIISDNLDVATLINNYCRYSKNPFLFFTSSFWKNRNLLRHYIVDVKYKPLITDIIADLGKIREGKQAFEKITNNLHFGQELFGDLWMGIDSDWESLDSFSKWIVNFRYYVVKKYFVEAVFEGVSQKIGEKEAMISLVDSLSSSLTKLKNDISAFINSAKLNGEFVPGAKFEESPLSEIIKNISLMEDNIDRVEEWTRYQEVLKESDDKGLKDFVNKLLTLKIPPENFLDTLKCQFLRCWLDAAFSERFALKKFNGVDHEKLIQKFCELDRKLIELAKVRIQHMLSGKLDTTYTPSYTPSKGSELGILLREARKTRAHMPIRKLFEQAPNVIVNLKPCLMMSPLTVAQFLNPELIKFDLVIFDEASQIPPEDSVGSILRGKQIVIAGDSKQLPPTTFFQSEVVTPEDEDGVSEETLPPDLDSILDECAVSGIPKTMLRWHYRSKHESLIAFSNKHFYSNNLFTFPCAEEGCSSLGIKFHYFPNAAYDRGGSGTNIEEAREVAKAIFKHFKDNPELSLGVGTFSIRQKYAIEDVLEEMLREDSSLEVFFAKDKPEHFFVKNLETIQGDERDIIFLSVGYGKDQRGKLPMNFGPINQVGGTRRLNVLVTRARKRLDIFSSIKGDDFDLSKTDSEGVHLLKNYLDFAEKGKSALLRETDVGGFAESPFEESVFDLLVNKGFKVSKQVGCSGFRIDLAVVDESNPGKYLLGIECDGAYYHSSSTARDRDRLRQQVLEDLNWNIYRIWSTDWFKNPRLELEKLINTIEKSKGGEFSKKKLNSNFNYEIQYKNHSSRGSGIQVKSYSLTPIYKTLPSKSFYFADIPEICSVFKKVVEHEGPIHKDEVERRVVQHWGIRAVGNRIREILKEAEQISVKEKMVKRRGDFYWSIGMDKPIVRRRISVDINKNIELIAPEEIGETALIALGKEYSMPKDSLIEQTANLLGFERVTEEISKYVGEAIKQYKKDHKIIEINDRLALAK; the protein is encoded by the coding sequence ATGCCCAATCCTGTTGAAGAGCGCATAAAGAAATGGAAAGATAAATTAGTTGACCTATCTAAGCGAAATAGATTATTAAGCTTTCGCCCCACCAAAGTAACTACCATAAAGATAATTAATGAATTACCTTCTGAAGTTTTAAATACTCTTGCCGTTCAAAATGAGGGGATGGAATTTCTTCCCCTGACCTTAGAAGAAGGAGAGTTATTTAAAGAAGATGGCGAAAAGGAGAAGGTAGAATCTTCGGTAGAATTCCAAGCGTATAAAAAAGAAGAACTTGAAGAAAGACATAAAGATAAATATTTACAAACTAACTTAACTAAAGATAAACTTCCCAAAAATTTATTTCGTATTTACTCTAAAGCCAATTCTGTCATGGAGGAGCAAGGTTATAATGTTTTATTTTTATCACTTGGTTGTTTAGAGTGGTACGAATCAGATGAGTCTGATGTTAAGTTGAAAGCACCAATTATTCTGGTGCCAGTTGAATTAACTCGTACTTCCGTAAAAAGCAAGTTTAAATTAAACTTCCATGAAGAAGAAACCTTAATCTTGAATCCGGCATTGATTTTAAAATTACAGAACGATTTCAATATTACTATAGATCCGATTGATGAAGAATTAGAGAATCTAGATACGCAGGTGATATTCTCGCAGATTCAAGCAGCGATAAAGCAAGAAAGTCGCTGGCGCGTAACAAATGAAATATACCTTACTTTATTTTCCTTTGCAAAGTTCGTTATGTACAAAGATATCTCTAAATTTCTATCAATGTTATTAAATAATTCTATTATCCGTATGATTTGTGGCCAACCTTTAGAGCAAAATGTTTCTTTGGGCTTATATTTGGAAGAGAAAGAGCTAGATAAGGTATTGGATCCGCATAAAACTTTTCAGATACTAGATGCTGATTCAAGCCAGCAACAAGCCATTGAAGCGGTAAAAGAAGGAAAAAATCTAGTAATAGAGGGTCCACCAGGTACAGGAAAATCTCAAACAATAGCCAATATAATATCAGAGTTTCTAGCCAATGGTAAGAAAGTACTTTTCGTAAGTCAAAAGATGGCTGCTCTAGAAGTCGTGAAAAAGCGACTTGATAATAATGGTCTTGGTGATTTTTGTCTAGAATTACATAGCAGGAAAGCAAATAAGAATGAGATTATAAAAGAATTGGTTAGAGTTCTAGAAATGCAGAAAAAACCAGATCATTCGCATGATGAAGAGATTGCCAAATTGGAGAAAATAAGAGCGGAGCTCAATAATTATGCTAGAGATATCCACGCGACTTTTGGTGATTTAGAGATGACACCGTTTCAGGCGTTTGGGATTATAAATAGTCGTCCTGTAATAAAGGATATTTCTTTTGTATTTAATGAAGTCAAGCAATGGAATAGAAGAAAATACGAAACATCCTATGAGTTAATGGGTAGCTTAGCAGACAACTTGTTGAAAATTGGAGATCCGCTCGCGCACCCCTGGCATGGCTCTTCTTTGACTAGTATTTACTATCAAGACAAATTGAAACTAACAGAGTTAATGGGGGCGATTATTAGTAACAATTCTACCATAAGCAATCTTGTCAAAAAGCTGCAAGAGCTCACATTCTTTAAGGAACCATTATCTATTATGGATATTGAAGTCCTGATTGAAGCAAATAAACTTCTACAAAAATCACCTAGTGTTACAAAATCTATATTAATAAATGAGCATTGGAATTCAGTTTCGTTTGAAGTGGAAGAATTAATAAAGACAGTTAAGTTTTTTAAGGAATTCAAGGCCGGTATGCAAGTTAGATATAACATTGAGAATATTATTTCAGATAACTTAGATGTTGCTACGCTTATTAACAATTATTGCCGTTATTCTAAAAATCCATTTTTGTTTTTTACTAGCTCGTTTTGGAAAAATCGTAATTTATTAAGACACTATATAGTAGATGTTAAATATAAGCCACTTATAACAGACATTATTGCTGATTTAGGCAAAATAAGAGAAGGAAAACAGGCATTCGAAAAGATAACCAATAATCTGCATTTTGGCCAAGAATTATTTGGAGACCTTTGGATGGGAATCGATTCGGATTGGGAGAGTTTAGATAGCTTTTCAAAATGGATAGTTAATTTCCGCTACTATGTTGTTAAGAAATATTTCGTTGAAGCAGTTTTTGAAGGTGTTTCTCAGAAAATAGGAGAGAAGGAGGCGATGATTTCTCTTGTAGATAGCCTATCCTCCTCACTAACAAAGCTAAAAAATGATATCAGCGCATTCATTAATTCCGCTAAACTTAATGGAGAGTTTGTTCCCGGGGCTAAGTTTGAGGAATCCCCGCTTAGTGAAATAATTAAAAATATTTCGCTTATGGAAGATAACATTGACCGCGTAGAAGAATGGACAAGATACCAAGAGGTTCTTAAGGAATCTGACGACAAAGGGTTAAAAGATTTTGTGAATAAATTACTGACATTGAAAATTCCTCCTGAAAATTTCTTAGATACCTTAAAATGCCAATTTTTACGATGTTGGCTAGATGCAGCTTTTTCGGAAAGGTTCGCATTAAAGAAATTTAATGGTGTGGATCATGAAAAATTAATTCAAAAATTCTGTGAGCTTGATAGAAAACTAATAGAGTTAGCAAAAGTAAGAATTCAACATATGCTTTCTGGCAAATTAGATACAACTTATACCCCATCTTATACGCCATCTAAAGGATCCGAGCTGGGTATTCTATTGAGGGAAGCTAGAAAAACAAGAGCTCATATGCCGATTAGAAAACTTTTTGAACAGGCGCCCAATGTCATAGTAAATTTAAAACCTTGTTTAATGATGAGTCCTTTGACAGTTGCGCAGTTTTTAAATCCAGAATTAATTAAATTTGATCTAGTAATTTTTGACGAGGCGAGTCAGATACCTCCCGAAGATAGCGTTGGTTCAATTCTACGAGGAAAACAAATAGTTATAGCAGGAGATAGCAAACAATTACCGCCTACTACTTTTTTCCAATCAGAAGTAGTTACTCCAGAAGACGAAGATGGTGTTTCTGAAGAAACATTGCCGCCGGACTTGGATAGCATACTTGATGAGTGTGCTGTTAGTGGGATTCCGAAAACTATGTTACGGTGGCATTATCGTAGTAAGCATGAATCATTAATTGCTTTTTCAAATAAACATTTTTATAGTAATAATCTTTTTACTTTTCCTTGCGCGGAAGAAGGATGCAGTAGCTTAGGTATAAAATTTCATTATTTTCCGAATGCTGCTTACGATAGAGGTGGTAGTGGGACAAATATTGAGGAAGCGAGAGAAGTAGCAAAAGCCATTTTTAAGCATTTTAAAGATAACCCTGAACTAAGCCTCGGAGTTGGCACGTTTAGTATTAGGCAAAAATATGCGATTGAAGATGTGTTAGAAGAGATGCTACGGGAAGATAGTTCTCTTGAGGTATTCTTTGCGAAAGATAAACCAGAGCACTTTTTTGTAAAAAACTTAGAGACTATCCAGGGAGACGAGAGAGATATAATATTTCTAAGCGTTGGATATGGAAAAGATCAAAGAGGAAAATTGCCGATGAATTTTGGACCTATCAACCAAGTCGGGGGGACGCGTAGATTGAATGTATTAGTAACCCGAGCTAGAAAACGACTAGATATATTTAGTTCTATTAAGGGAGATGATTTTGATTTGTCCAAAACTGACAGCGAAGGAGTTCATTTACTTAAGAATTATTTAGATTTTGCAGAGAAAGGAAAATCTGCTTTGTTACGAGAAACCGATGTTGGAGGGTTTGCTGAGTCGCCATTTGAAGAGTCAGTTTTCGACTTGTTAGTGAATAAAGGGTTTAAAGTAAGTAAGCAAGTAGGTTGTTCTGGGTTTAGAATTGATTTGGCTGTGGTTGATGAATCTAATCCGGGAAAGTATCTATTGGGAATAGAATGCGATGGAGCTTATTATCATTCTTCTTCTACTGCAAGAGATAGGGATAGATTGAGGCAACAAGTTTTAGAAGATTTAAACTGGAATATATACCGGATTTGGTCTACAGATTGGTTTAAAAATCCGCGTTTAGAATTAGAGAAATTAATTAATACAATTGAAAAATCAAAAGGTGGAGAGTTTTCTAAAAAAAAACTAAATTCTAACTTTAACTATGAAATCCAATATAAAAATCACAGTTCAAGGGGAAGTGGTATACAAGTTAAGAGCTATTCTTTAACGCCAATCTATAAAACTTTACCATCTAAGAGTTTCTATTTCGCTGATATACCAGAGATTTGTTCTGTATTTAAGAAAGTGGTTGAGCATGAAGGGCCTATACATAAAGACGAGGTGGAAAGAAGAGTAGTGCAACATTGGGGAATACGTGCAGTGGGGAATAGAATACGGGAGATTCTTAAAGAAGCAGAACAGATTAGCGTGAAAGAGAAAATGGTAAAAAGGCGGGGTGATTTTTATTGGTCAATAGGTATGGACAAACCCATAGTGAGAAGAAGAATTTCAGTAGATATTAATAAAAACATAGAATTAATTGCTCCTGAGGAAATAGGAGAAACAGCTTTAATTGCCTTAGGAAAAGAATATAGTATGCCGAAAGATAGCCTAATTGAACAGACCGCTAATTTGTTGGGTTTCGAGAGAGTGACTGAAGAGATTAGTAAATATGTCGGGGAAGCTATCAAGCAATACAAAAAAGATCATAAAATTATTGAGATAAATGATAGGTTAGCTCTGGCTAAATAA
- a CDS encoding LAGLIDADG family homing endonuclease yields the protein MAEQIKNKRVKFPKGKQKLFIASVNKRLNLRQDELAKIFDINRRTLSGWCREKSTMSYKALLDLHANYNIPIPDGINILPQFWYVNRAARLGALMRNKLYGNFGTPEGRKKGGFATIRKFTRSPELAKKSGLRIIKNIKCPKRGLQLAEFVGIVLGDGGLTNYQLKITFNRDTDAEHADFMKELIKKLFKLTPKIISKKLDKGSDIVVYSKNLVEFLESNGLKRGNKVKNEVDIPFWIKQNNDFQLSCLRGLMDTDGSGYVYAHSINKKRYHNFALCFTNASGPLLRSVYTILDKNGYHPCMTERRVYVYGKNEIEKYFQKVGTHNSKHLHKYQKFVDCGV from the coding sequence ATGGCAGAGCAGATTAAAAATAAAAGGGTAAAATTCCCTAAAGGTAAGCAGAAGCTATTTATTGCGAGTGTTAATAAGAGATTAAACTTGCGGCAGGATGAATTAGCTAAAATTTTTGATATTAATAGGCGGACTTTAAGCGGTTGGTGTAGAGAAAAATCTACTATGAGTTATAAAGCTCTTTTAGATTTGCATGCAAATTATAATATACCAATTCCAGATGGAATTAATATCTTGCCTCAATTTTGGTATGTTAATAGAGCGGCTAGACTTGGGGCATTAATGAGAAATAAGCTTTATGGGAATTTTGGTACACCTGAAGGCAGAAAGAAGGGTGGTTTTGCTACGATAAGGAAATTTACGCGTAGTCCTGAGCTAGCTAAGAAATCAGGGTTAAGAATTATTAAAAATATAAAATGCCCTAAAAGGGGCTTGCAATTAGCTGAATTTGTGGGTATAGTATTGGGCGATGGAGGTTTAACAAATTATCAGCTGAAGATTACTTTTAATCGAGATACAGACGCTGAACACGCGGATTTTATGAAAGAGTTGATTAAGAAACTCTTTAAATTAACTCCAAAAATAATTTCAAAAAAGCTAGATAAAGGAAGTGATATCGTAGTTTATAGTAAAAACTTGGTAGAGTTTTTAGAGAGTAATGGATTAAAGAGGGGAAATAAAGTTAAAAATGAGGTAGATATTCCCTTTTGGATAAAACAAAACAATGATTTTCAATTATCTTGTTTGCGTGGGCTGATGGATACTGATGGCTCTGGTTATGTCTACGCGCATAGTATTAATAAAAAGCGATATCATAATTTTGCCTTGTGTTTTACGAATGCCTCTGGACCTTTACTCAGAAGTGTTTATACTATTCTTGATAAAAATGGTTATCATCCCTGTATGACTGAAAGACGTGTTTATGTATATGGGAAGAATGAAATCGAAAAATATTTTCAAAAAGTAGGCACGCATAATAGCAAACATTTGCATAAATATCAGAAATTTGTTGATTGTGGGGTTTGA
- a CDS encoding response regulator, whose translation MNSINSTGKILIIDDEGDILKLAKTRLEANGYKVITLDSGENAVEIAKNEKPNIILLDIVMPGKDGYDVCKELKADQITCKIPVIIFTAQYPQEEYVKIKSVATRADDYILKPFESQELISKIKLLIK comes from the coding sequence ATGAATAGTATTAATTCCACAGGAAAAATACTGATTATAGATGATGAGGGAGATATTTTAAAGCTAGCCAAGACTAGGCTTGAAGCAAATGGATATAAGGTTATAACGCTAGACAGTGGGGAAAATGCAGTAGAAATTGCAAAAAACGAGAAACCAAATATCATTCTCTTGGATATTGTAATGCCAGGTAAAGATGGTTATGATGTTTGTAAAGAATTAAAAGCCGATCAAATTACCTGTAAAATACCGGTAATTATATTTACCGCGCAATATCCGCAGGAAGAGTATGTTAAGATAAAATCAGTAGCAACCCGTGCGGATGATTACATATTGAAACCTTTTGAAAGCCAAGAACTTATTTCCAAGATTAAGCTTTTGATAAAATAG
- the serS gene encoding serine--tRNA ligase: MLDIRFIRENQDSVKQAINNRALKIDIDEVIKIDDVRRKALAEFEELAAKRNQANDEIGILLKEKKDAKSKISSMKEISKRIGELEVQIKDKEIELNKLLLNIPNVPHASLPIGDASQNKIVRSWGEPKKFNFKPLSHIELCQNLDIVDFNRATKITGSNFILFKGWGAKLERALINFMLDLHTDKHSYTEIFPPFLVNRASMLGTGQLPKLEEDMYKLNDDDLFLIPTAEVPVTNIFRDEILDEEKLPIYYTAYTACFRREAGSYGKDTKGLNRVHEFDKVEMVKFVKPEDSYAELEKLVANAEEVLQLLELPYRVAMLATEDLSFSASKCYDLEAHAAGADKWLEVSSCSNFESFQARRANIKFRRKESRKVEFVHTLNGSGVALARTVIAILENYQQEDGSVLVPKILQPYLNGQKRIS; this comes from the coding sequence ATGCTAGATATAAGATTTATAAGAGAAAATCAGGATTCGGTCAAACAGGCAATTAATAACCGCGCCTTAAAAATTGATATTGATGAGGTTATCAAAATTGATGATGTGCGCCGCAAGGCATTGGCTGAATTTGAGGAGTTAGCTGCCAAGCGTAATCAAGCTAATGATGAGATAGGTATTCTGCTTAAAGAAAAAAAAGACGCCAAGAGTAAAATTTCATCGATGAAAGAGATTTCAAAGCGTATCGGTGAGCTAGAGGTTCAGATAAAAGATAAAGAAATAGAATTAAATAAACTACTTTTAAATATTCCTAATGTCCCACATGCATCTTTACCCATAGGAGATGCTTCACAAAATAAGATTGTACGCAGTTGGGGGGAACCTAAAAAATTTAACTTTAAGCCTCTTAGCCATATCGAGCTTTGCCAAAATCTGGATATTGTGGATTTTAACCGCGCGACTAAAATTACCGGATCAAATTTCATTCTTTTTAAGGGCTGGGGGGCAAAACTCGAGCGTGCATTGATTAATTTTATGCTTGATTTGCATACTGATAAGCATAGCTATACTGAGATTTTTCCTCCGTTTTTAGTTAACCGCGCCTCCATGCTTGGTACTGGGCAATTGCCGAAATTAGAAGAGGATATGTATAAATTAAATGATGATGATCTTTTTCTTATTCCTACCGCGGAGGTTCCTGTAACCAATATATTCCGTGATGAGATATTGGATGAGGAGAAACTGCCAATTTATTATACTGCTTATACGGCATGTTTTAGAAGAGAGGCAGGTTCTTATGGAAAAGATACTAAAGGATTAAATCGCGTGCATGAATTTGATAAAGTTGAGATGGTTAAATTTGTTAAGCCTGAAGATTCTTATGCGGAGCTGGAAAAATTAGTAGCCAATGCCGAAGAAGTCTTGCAACTTTTGGAATTACCTTATCGAGTGGCAATGCTGGCTACAGAGGATTTAAGTTTTTCCGCCAGTAAATGTTACGATTTGGAGGCTCACGCCGCCGGAGCGGACAAATGGCTTGAGGTTTCCAGCTGCAGTAATTTCGAAAGTTTTCAGGCGCGCCGGGCCAATATAAAATTCCGCCGTAAAGAAAGCAGAAAAGTGGAATTTGTGCACACCTTAAACGGCTCAGGCGTTGCCTTGGCGCGCACGGTGATTGCGATATTAGAAAATTATCAACAGGAGGACGGCTCGGTTTTAGTCCCTAAAATCCTACAGCCGTATTTAAATGGCCAAAAAAGAATTTCCTGA